In Ilumatobacter fluminis, the following proteins share a genomic window:
- the rpsJ gene encoding 30S ribosomal protein S10, with product MAQNIRIRLKAFDHEIIDQSTKKIVETVNRTDATIRGPIPLPTDKHRYTVIRGPHVDKDSREHFEMRIHKRLIDIVNPNAKTIDSLQRIELPAGVDIEIKIQQS from the coding sequence ATGGCACAGAACATCCGCATCCGCCTCAAGGCGTTCGATCACGAGATCATCGATCAGTCGACGAAGAAGATCGTCGAGACGGTCAACCGGACCGACGCCACCATCCGTGGCCCGATCCCGCTGCCGACCGACAAGCACCGCTACACGGTCATCCGTGGCCCGCACGTCGACAAGGACTCGCGTGAGCACTTCGAGATGCGCATCCACAAGCGGCTCATCGACATCGTGAACCCCAACGCGAAGACCATCGACTCCCTGCAGCGCATCGAGCTGCCCGCCGGTGTCGACATCGAAATCAAAATCCAGCAGAGCTGA
- a CDS encoding oxygenase MpaB family protein, translating to MQLWRNGYDCAMSVVDDLRDRVVGATTSLFSHGPQPLEHTLDHVGDPGLLGPDSVSWRVIGDATAFVGGVRALLVQTAHPEVVAGVGDHSSYRDDPLGRLTRTSFYVTETTYGAMPEVERSAEIVQRVHRSVRGVSERGVPYSADNPAHAAWVHNALTDSFLTAYQHYGPQPLTDDEADRFVLEQTKIGALLGADPMPETADELSAWITEHPDLQPTEAQREAIDFLASPPLSPPVKVGYTLLQQAAVATLPPRIAEITGLSPRPGAHRIGAVAVDALRWALGSSPSWHIALVRSGAPVPSGRFRQPLPPEARSLVTS from the coding sequence GTGCAACTGTGGCGAAACGGGTACGACTGCGCCATGTCGGTCGTCGACGATCTCCGTGACCGTGTGGTCGGTGCGACCACCTCGCTCTTCTCGCACGGGCCGCAACCGCTCGAACACACCCTCGACCACGTCGGCGACCCCGGCCTGCTCGGCCCCGACTCCGTGTCGTGGCGGGTCATCGGCGACGCCACCGCGTTCGTCGGCGGCGTCCGCGCCCTGCTCGTGCAGACCGCTCACCCCGAAGTGGTCGCGGGTGTCGGCGACCACTCGTCGTACCGCGACGACCCGCTCGGCCGCCTCACCCGCACCTCCTTCTACGTCACCGAGACGACGTACGGAGCGATGCCCGAGGTCGAGCGGTCGGCCGAGATCGTGCAACGCGTCCACCGCTCGGTGCGCGGCGTCTCCGAACGGGGCGTCCCGTACTCGGCCGACAACCCGGCCCACGCGGCGTGGGTCCACAACGCACTCACCGACTCGTTCCTCACGGCGTATCAGCACTACGGGCCGCAACCGCTGACCGACGACGAGGCCGACCGGTTCGTGCTCGAACAGACGAAGATCGGTGCGCTGCTCGGTGCCGACCCCATGCCCGAAACCGCCGACGAGTTGTCGGCTTGGATCACCGAACATCCCGACCTCCAGCCCACGGAAGCCCAGCGGGAGGCGATCGATTTCCTGGCGTCGCCGCCGCTGTCACCGCCCGTCAAGGTCGGCTACACCCTGCTCCAGCAGGCGGCCGTGGCGACGCTGCCGCCGCGGATCGCCGAGATCACGGGTCTGTCTCCACGTCCGGGTGCCCACCGCATCGGCGCCGTGGCGGTCGACGCGTTGCGGTGGGCACTCGGCTCGTCGCCGTCATGGCACATCGCGCTCGTTCGATCGGGCGCGCCGGTGCCGTCCGGGCGGTTCCGGCAACCCTTGCCGCCGGAGGCCCGTTCGCTGGTGACCTCCTGA
- a CDS encoding S1C family serine protease has translation MTALPPPRENDGATPSAGSWEPPVHPGSQPDPSSVSTSTSPTMVELTPNDPIEHVAVPPGNPPMSGPTADPTPTPEKTPRQGPRRAAMAGLLAVAMIGSGVAGGLIAVSLDDDGDPTPPQRASSALLEIADGDRELPALDVAAVAAHVAPSVVTISADVEGGVGGAGTSVGTGVITTTDGEILTNSHVVEDATEIRVRLAGESEPREAVLLAADPGNDLALLRIEGDEFAAAEFADPDAIDIGDEVMAIGFALDLDGDPSVTKGIVSALNRTIVTSSDAVLDGLIQTDAAISSGNSGGPLVNSLGQVVGINTAVARGDTFTAATNIGFAISTAEALPIVESLRDQADGEPREEGFLGVSLADRTDGGQGAIVATVEEDTPAADAGLLEGDIVIEVDDAPIEGLAGLVAAIRDLEPGDQTTIVVLREGELMDFTVTLASRADS, from the coding sequence ATGACCGCACTGCCCCCTCCCCGCGAGAACGACGGCGCCACACCGTCAGCCGGCTCCTGGGAGCCGCCCGTGCATCCCGGGTCGCAGCCGGACCCGTCGTCCGTGTCCACCTCGACGTCGCCGACGATGGTCGAGCTCACGCCGAACGACCCGATCGAACACGTCGCGGTCCCGCCCGGGAACCCGCCGATGAGCGGACCGACGGCCGATCCGACGCCGACCCCGGAGAAGACCCCTCGCCAAGGGCCCCGTCGCGCCGCAATGGCCGGACTGCTCGCCGTCGCGATGATCGGTTCCGGCGTGGCCGGCGGTCTGATCGCCGTCTCGCTCGACGACGACGGCGACCCCACGCCGCCGCAGCGCGCTTCCAGCGCATTGCTCGAGATCGCCGACGGCGATCGCGAGTTGCCGGCGCTCGATGTCGCCGCCGTCGCTGCGCACGTGGCCCCGTCGGTCGTCACGATCAGCGCCGACGTCGAAGGCGGTGTCGGTGGTGCCGGCACGTCGGTGGGCACCGGCGTCATCACCACGACCGACGGCGAGATCCTGACGAACTCCCACGTGGTCGAGGACGCGACCGAGATCCGGGTCCGTCTCGCCGGCGAGAGCGAGCCTCGCGAGGCGGTCCTCCTCGCCGCCGACCCCGGCAACGACCTGGCGTTGCTCCGAATCGAGGGCGACGAGTTCGCCGCCGCCGAGTTCGCCGACCCGGACGCGATCGACATCGGCGACGAGGTGATGGCGATCGGTTTCGCTCTCGACCTCGACGGCGACCCCTCGGTCACCAAGGGGATCGTGTCGGCTCTGAACCGCACGATCGTCACGAGCTCCGACGCCGTGCTCGACGGCCTCATCCAGACCGACGCCGCGATCTCGTCGGGCAACTCCGGTGGTCCGCTCGTGAACTCGCTCGGCCAGGTTGTCGGCATCAACACCGCCGTCGCCCGCGGTGACACGTTCACGGCGGCGACCAACATCGGCTTCGCGATCTCCACCGCCGAGGCGTTGCCCATCGTCGAATCGCTCCGCGATCAGGCCGATGGAGAGCCTCGGGAAGAGGGCTTCCTGGGTGTCAGCCTCGCCGACCGGACCGACGGCGGCCAGGGCGCCATCGTCGCCACGGTCGAGGAGGACACGCCCGCTGCGGACGCCGGGCTGCTCGAAGGCGACATCGTCATCGAGGTCGACGACGCGCCGATCGAGGGCCTCGCCGGCCTGGTGGCCGCCATCCGCGACCTCGAACCGGGCGACCAGACCACGATCGTCGTGCTGCGCGAGGGCGAGCTGATGGACTTCACCGTCACCCTCGCCAGCCGCGCCGACAGCTGA
- the rplD gene encoding 50S ribosomal protein L4 — protein sequence MAQITLKNAAGKDAGTVDLDDNTFGIQPNVPVMHQVVTAQLAARRSGTQSTKTRSEVAGGGAKPYRQKGTGNARQGSIRAPQFSGGGVALGPKPRGYGQKTPKKMINLALRSALSDRAAEGKVVVVDEWGFDAPSTKAAKSALAGLGLEGKVLVVVGRDDATAALSFRNLTEVQLIAPGELNAYDVLCNDYVVFTQAVLPTGAAAEKDEK from the coding sequence ATGGCGCAGATCACCCTCAAGAACGCCGCCGGCAAGGACGCCGGCACCGTCGATCTCGACGACAACACGTTCGGCATCCAGCCGAACGTCCCGGTCATGCACCAGGTCGTCACCGCCCAGCTCGCCGCCCGTCGCTCGGGCACCCAGAGCACCAAGACCCGCTCCGAGGTCGCCGGTGGTGGCGCCAAGCCGTACCGCCAGAAGGGCACCGGCAACGCCCGCCAGGGCTCGATCCGCGCACCGCAGTTCAGCGGTGGTGGTGTCGCCCTCGGCCCGAAGCCGCGTGGCTACGGCCAGAAGACCCCGAAGAAGATGATCAACCTCGCGCTCCGCTCGGCTCTGTCCGACCGCGCCGCCGAGGGCAAGGTCGTCGTCGTCGACGAGTGGGGCTTCGACGCCCCCAGCACCAAGGCCGCCAAGTCGGCGCTCGCCGGTCTCGGCCTCGAGGGCAAGGTCCTCGTCGTCGTCGGCCGTGACGACGCCACGGCAGCGCTCAGCTTCCGCAACCTCACCGAGGTGCAGCTGATCGCCCCCGGCGAGCTCAACGCCTACGACGTCCTCTGCAACGACTACGTCGTGTTCACCCAGGCCGTGCTCCCGACGGGCGCCGCCGCTGAGAAGGACGAGAAGTGA
- a CDS encoding ABC transporter permease, with protein MSGSSSAQARGIARFGLSLNVVVVLIFLYAPIVLLTIYSFSGARNPGQWGGFTLDWYRALGDDTRVQDAIWVSIKVALVSTVVSVVLGTMAALALERFTFRGKKVFDALLYLPIIIPDVTMAVMMLLFFTQAFDLLDAWFGLRIAKGFATIVVSHIAFNIAFVSVVVRARIAGMDATLEQAAADLYATRWRAFVHVTLPQIMPGVMGGALLALTLSLDDVVVTQFVAGPGSTTLPVYVFSLIRKGVTPLINAVSVVMLSASLVLVIGSLFAQRANQGRRRREPAA; from the coding sequence GTGAGCGGGTCGTCGTCGGCCCAGGCCAGGGGCATCGCCAGGTTCGGGCTCAGCCTGAACGTCGTCGTCGTCCTGATCTTCCTCTACGCGCCCATCGTGTTGCTCACGATCTACAGCTTCAGCGGCGCCCGCAACCCCGGCCAGTGGGGCGGTTTCACCCTCGACTGGTATCGAGCGCTCGGCGACGACACCCGCGTCCAGGACGCGATCTGGGTGTCGATCAAGGTCGCGCTGGTGTCGACGGTTGTCTCGGTCGTGCTCGGCACGATGGCGGCATTGGCACTCGAACGGTTCACGTTCCGGGGCAAGAAGGTGTTCGACGCGCTGCTCTACCTGCCCATCATCATCCCCGACGTCACGATGGCCGTGATGATGCTGCTGTTCTTCACGCAGGCCTTCGACCTGCTCGACGCATGGTTCGGTCTGCGCATCGCCAAGGGGTTCGCGACGATCGTCGTCAGCCACATCGCGTTCAACATCGCCTTCGTGTCGGTCGTCGTGCGAGCCCGCATCGCCGGCATGGACGCCACGCTCGAACAGGCCGCCGCCGATCTCTACGCGACCCGGTGGCGGGCGTTCGTGCACGTCACCCTGCCCCAGATCATGCCCGGCGTGATGGGCGGCGCGCTGCTCGCTCTGACCCTGTCGCTCGACGACGTCGTCGTCACCCAGTTCGTCGCCGGCCCGGGCAGCACCACCCTGCCGGTGTACGTGTTCAGTCTCATTCGTAAGGGCGTGACACCGCTCATCAACGCCGTGTCGGTGGTGATGCTGTCCGCGTCCCTGGTGTTGGTGATCGGCAGCTTGTTCGCGCAGCGCGCGAACCAGGGCCGACGCCGGCGTGAACCGGCCGCGTGA
- the rplW gene encoding 50S ribosomal protein L23, protein MKDPRDIILAPVVSEKSYDLMETGVYVFKVAPSASKPEIRDAVEAIWGVEVLKVNTLNRKGKATRVRGSNRRGSKPDTKRAIVTLAAGEIPLFEN, encoded by the coding sequence ATGAAGGATCCTCGCGACATCATCCTGGCGCCGGTCGTCTCCGAGAAGAGCTACGACCTCATGGAGACCGGCGTGTACGTGTTCAAGGTCGCTCCGAGCGCCAGCAAGCCCGAGATCCGCGATGCGGTCGAGGCGATCTGGGGCGTCGAAGTGCTCAAGGTGAACACCCTCAACCGCAAGGGCAAGGCCACGCGAGTGCGTGGTTCGAACCGCCGCGGTTCCAAGCCCGACACCAAGCGCGCCATCGTCACGCTGGCAGCGGGTGAGATCCCGCTGTTCGAGAACTGA
- the rplC gene encoding 50S ribosomal protein L3 translates to MAQTVILGEKVGMTQKWVDDQVVPVTVVRVEPMRVVQIKTAERDGYSALQVTYGHRDAKKLNQPAAGHYAKAGVQPGKRLVELRLDSVDGFEVGQEITVEALEAGAKVDVTGTSRGKGFAGTMKRHNFKGQGASHGNHKNHRTPGAVGSCSFPGRVFKGLRMSGHMGHEQVTTLNLEVVESDAERNVLLIKGSVPGPNGGLVSVRNAVKAAVKGA, encoded by the coding sequence ATGGCACAAACAGTGATTCTCGGCGAGAAGGTCGGGATGACGCAGAAGTGGGTGGACGACCAGGTCGTCCCCGTCACGGTCGTCCGTGTCGAGCCCATGCGCGTCGTCCAGATCAAGACCGCCGAACGTGATGGTTACAGCGCTCTGCAGGTCACCTACGGGCATCGCGACGCGAAGAAGCTCAATCAGCCGGCCGCCGGCCACTACGCCAAGGCGGGTGTCCAGCCGGGCAAGCGGCTCGTCGAGCTCCGCCTCGACTCGGTCGACGGTTTCGAAGTCGGTCAGGAGATCACGGTGGAGGCCCTCGAGGCCGGCGCCAAGGTCGACGTGACCGGCACCAGCCGTGGTAAGGGCTTCGCCGGCACCATGAAGCGTCACAACTTCAAGGGCCAGGGCGCCAGCCACGGTAACCACAAGAACCACCGCACCCCCGGCGCCGTCGGCTCGTGCTCGTTCCCGGGCCGGGTCTTCAAGGGCCTCCGGATGTCGGGCCACATGGGCCACGAGCAGGTCACGACCCTCAACCTCGAGGTCGTCGAGTCCGACGCCGAGCGCAACGTGCTGCTCATCAAGGGTTCGGTCCCCGGCCCCAACGGTGGGCTCGTGTCCGTCCGCAATGCCGTCAAGGCTGCTGTGAAGGGAGCCTGA
- a CDS encoding polyamine ABC transporter substrate-binding protein, giving the protein MITKRRTIAAAVVASLALAACGGDDDEPAADDTDDAADDSGDGDDADSGDDADSGDDAAEPAGDGPDCAVDEVDGDLFLYNWAEYIDPELLTAFEEQYGVSVTQDTYDSNEAMQPIISAGNSGYDVIVPSDYMVSIMISNGDVMALNKAAIPNYSNLADDFESGLPYDPEGAYAAPYQWGTTGLGVDKAVTGEDFPRSWALVFDQATADEYGTAGSISLLNDPRETLGAALKYLGYSLNSTSEEELNEAKELVANAPIQAFDSDGYDENLATGQTVVAHGYSGNFFVQFDEADDPAQYEYFVPDEGGTRWVDNMAVVHDAPHPCTAHTFINFILDAENGAALTNWNYYASPNEAAEASILPEILEDPAIYPDDLEKLEFISDTGDYEINFSDAFIEAKG; this is encoded by the coding sequence ATGATCACCAAGCGCAGGACGATCGCCGCAGCGGTCGTCGCCTCGCTCGCCCTCGCCGCGTGCGGTGGCGACGACGACGAACCGGCTGCCGACGACACCGATGATGCAGCAGACGACTCGGGCGACGGCGATGATGCCGACTCGGGCGACGATGCCGACTCGGGCGACGATGCCGCCGAGCCGGCGGGCGACGGGCCGGACTGTGCCGTCGACGAGGTCGACGGCGACCTGTTCCTCTACAACTGGGCCGAGTACATCGACCCCGAGCTGCTCACGGCGTTCGAAGAGCAGTACGGCGTGTCGGTGACCCAGGACACCTACGACTCGAACGAAGCCATGCAGCCGATCATCTCGGCCGGCAACTCGGGCTACGACGTGATCGTCCCGTCCGACTACATGGTCTCGATCATGATCTCGAACGGTGACGTGATGGCGCTCAACAAGGCTGCCATCCCGAACTACTCGAACCTCGCCGACGACTTCGAGAGCGGCCTGCCGTACGACCCCGAGGGCGCATACGCCGCCCCGTACCAGTGGGGCACGACCGGGTTGGGTGTCGACAAGGCCGTGACGGGCGAGGACTTCCCCCGCTCCTGGGCGCTCGTGTTCGACCAGGCGACCGCCGACGAGTACGGCACCGCCGGTTCGATCTCGCTGCTGAACGATCCGCGCGAAACGCTCGGTGCCGCTCTGAAGTACCTCGGCTACTCGCTCAACTCGACCTCGGAAGAGGAGCTGAACGAGGCGAAGGAACTCGTGGCGAATGCCCCGATCCAGGCGTTCGACTCCGACGGCTACGACGAGAACCTCGCCACCGGCCAGACGGTCGTGGCCCACGGCTACTCGGGCAACTTCTTCGTCCAGTTCGACGAGGCGGACGACCCCGCGCAGTACGAGTACTTCGTGCCCGACGAGGGCGGCACCCGCTGGGTGGACAACATGGCCGTCGTCCACGACGCGCCGCACCCGTGCACGGCGCACACGTTCATCAACTTCATCCTCGATGCCGAGAATGGCGCCGCGCTGACGAATTGGAACTACTACGCCAGCCCGAACGAGGCCGCCGAGGCGTCGATCCTGCCCGAGATCCTCGAGGATCCGGCGATCTACCCCGACGACCTCGAGAAGCTGGAGTTCATCAGCGACACGGGCGACTACGAGATCAACTTCTCGGACGCCTTCATCGAAGCCAAGGGCTGA
- a CDS encoding ABC transporter permease yields the protein MSSSSLDPLDIVDPDHEHHHVGEEVERRLRKADRRRGLLLALPAYLYMVLFFAVPLVIVLVYSFATRTSSGSVALSGWNLDSYRKLGEPIVRNVVFRSAWLAAITTFVCLVIGYPYAYYAATRRPLVRNLLLVAVMIPFWTNFLVRNYSWRLLLSTGGPISSATEAVGLGETDLLFTRTAVVLGLTYSFLPFMILPLYASIERIDWRLVEASRDLYSNGVQSFLKIVLPLSLPGVIAGSILVFVPSLGAYVTPEILGGGRETMLGSYIVTQFLTARNWPVGASVSFVLMAVMLSATIVYFRSGGKNL from the coding sequence GTGAGTTCGAGTTCGCTCGACCCGCTCGACATCGTCGACCCGGATCACGAACATCATCACGTCGGCGAGGAGGTCGAACGGCGGCTGCGCAAGGCCGACCGGCGACGCGGCCTGTTGCTGGCGCTCCCGGCCTACCTCTACATGGTGCTGTTCTTCGCGGTGCCGTTGGTCATCGTGCTCGTCTACAGCTTCGCGACCCGCACGAGTTCGGGCAGCGTCGCACTGTCGGGCTGGAACCTCGACTCGTACCGCAAGCTCGGGGAGCCGATCGTGCGCAACGTCGTGTTCCGCTCGGCCTGGCTCGCAGCGATCACCACGTTCGTGTGTCTCGTGATCGGGTATCCCTACGCGTACTACGCGGCGACTCGACGCCCGCTCGTGCGCAACCTGCTGCTGGTCGCGGTGATGATCCCGTTCTGGACCAACTTCCTGGTCCGCAACTACTCGTGGCGGCTGCTGCTGTCGACCGGCGGCCCGATCTCGTCGGCGACCGAGGCGGTCGGGCTCGGCGAGACCGACCTGTTGTTCACACGCACCGCCGTCGTCCTCGGGCTGACGTACTCCTTCCTGCCGTTCATGATCCTGCCGCTGTACGCGTCGATCGAACGCATCGACTGGCGCCTCGTCGAGGCGAGCCGTGACCTCTACTCCAACGGCGTCCAGTCGTTCCTCAAGATCGTGCTGCCGCTCTCGCTGCCCGGCGTCATCGCCGGGTCGATCCTGGTGTTCGTGCCGAGCCTCGGTGCCTACGTCACACCCGAGATCCTCGGCGGTGGCCGCGAGACGATGCTCGGCAGCTACATCGTCACCCAGTTCCTGACCGCCCGGAACTGGCCGGTCGGTGCCTCGGTGTCGTTCGTCCTGATGGCCGTGATGCTGTCCGCGACGATCGTCTACTTCCGATCCGGGGGGAAGAACCTGTGA
- the tuf gene encoding elongation factor Tu codes for MSKAKFERNKPHVNIGTMGHIDHGKTTLTAAISKTLSDRGLADFAAFDTIDKAPEEKARGITISIAHIEYETENRHYAHVDMPGHADYIKNMITGAAQVDGAILVVAATDGPMPQTREHVLLARQVGVPYIVVALNKADMVDDEELLELVELEIRELLNEYEFPGDDAPIVPVSALKALEGEAEWQEKVMELMAAADTYIPEPERDLDKPFLMPIEDVFTITGRGTVVTGKVEQGVIHTGDEIEIVGLRDTQKTTCTGVEMFRKLLDEGQAGDNIGALLRGTNKEDVERGQVLCAPGSITPHTNFEGQVYVLTKEEGGRHKPFFNNYRPQFFFRTTDVTGTIELPSGTEMVMPGDNVEMTVELGKPIAMDEGLRFAIREGGRTVGAGRVTKILK; via the coding sequence ATGAGCAAGGCGAAGTTCGAGCGCAACAAGCCGCACGTGAACATTGGCACGATGGGTCACATCGACCATGGGAAGACGACGTTGACGGCGGCGATTTCGAAGACGTTGTCGGATCGTGGTTTGGCTGATTTTGCGGCGTTCGACACGATTGACAAGGCGCCGGAGGAGAAGGCGCGTGGTATCACGATTTCGATTGCTCATATCGAGTACGAGACCGAGAATCGTCACTATGCGCATGTCGATATGCCGGGTCATGCTGACTACATCAAGAACATGATCACGGGTGCGGCGCAGGTCGATGGTGCGATCTTGGTGGTCGCGGCGACTGATGGTCCGATGCCGCAGACGCGTGAGCATGTGTTGTTGGCTCGTCAGGTGGGTGTTCCGTACATCGTGGTCGCGTTGAACAAGGCGGACATGGTCGATGATGAGGAACTGCTCGAGCTGGTCGAGTTGGAGATTCGTGAGTTGTTGAACGAGTACGAGTTCCCCGGTGATGATGCTCCGATCGTGCCGGTGTCGGCGTTGAAGGCGCTCGAGGGTGAGGCGGAGTGGCAGGAGAAGGTCATGGAGCTCATGGCTGCTGCTGATACGTATATTCCGGAGCCGGAGCGTGATCTGGACAAGCCGTTCTTGATGCCGATCGAGGATGTGTTCACGATCACGGGTCGTGGCACGGTGGTGACGGGCAAGGTCGAGCAGGGTGTGATTCACACCGGTGACGAGATCGAGATCGTCGGGTTGCGTGATACGCAGAAGACGACGTGTACGGGTGTGGAGATGTTCCGCAAGTTGCTCGATGAGGGTCAGGCCGGTGACAACATCGGTGCGCTTCTTCGTGGCACGAACAAGGAAGATGTGGAGCGTGGTCAGGTGTTGTGTGCGCCGGGTTCGATCACGCCGCATACGAATTTCGAGGGTCAGGTGTATGTGTTGACGAAGGAGGAGGGCGGTCGTCACAAGCCGTTCTTCAACAACTATCGTCCGCAGTTCTTTTTCCGGACCACGGATGTGACCGGGACGATCGAGTTGCCGTCGGGTACCGAGATGGTGATGCCTGGTGACAATGTTGAGATGACGGTCGAGCTGGGTAAGCCGATCGCGATGGATGAGGGTTTGCGTTTCGCGATTCGTGAGGGTGGCCGCACCGTGGGTGCGGGCCGCGTCACGAAGATCCTCAAGTGA
- the arr gene encoding NAD(+)--rifampin ADP-ribosyltransferase — translation MTNDPTGAADDWIPVTFDDCDHVTGPFFHGTARSFAAGDDVLVGQRSNYQDGRISNHVYFSALVETAVWGAELATSLTGSAERGHVYVVEPTGPFEDDPNVTNKRFPGNITQSYRTRQPMRVVREVDDWDGHPPEVLQGMLDNLARLREQGLDVIED, via the coding sequence ATGACGAACGATCCGACGGGTGCTGCCGACGACTGGATTCCGGTCACGTTCGACGACTGCGACCATGTCACCGGACCGTTCTTCCACGGCACCGCTCGGTCGTTCGCCGCCGGCGACGACGTCCTCGTCGGACAGCGGTCGAACTACCAAGACGGGCGGATCTCGAACCACGTCTACTTTTCGGCACTCGTCGAGACGGCGGTCTGGGGTGCGGAACTCGCCACGTCGCTCACCGGCTCGGCCGAACGGGGGCACGTGTACGTCGTCGAGCCGACCGGTCCGTTCGAGGACGACCCCAACGTCACCAACAAGCGATTCCCCGGCAACATCACGCAGTCGTACCGGACGAGACAGCCGATGCGCGTCGTCCGCGAGGTCGACGACTGGGACGGCCACCCACCCGAGGTACTCCAGGGCATGCTCGACAACCTGGCCAGGCTCCGCGAACAAGGCCTCGACGTGATCGAGGACTAG
- a CDS encoding ABC transporter ATP-binding protein — protein sequence MSNLPSMVPAVSMRALTKRFDDVVAVDALDLDIADGEFFALLGPSGCGKTTTLRMIAGLEIPSAGSLKIHGDEVGTLPPNKRPVNTVFQNYALFPHMSIADNVGFGLRMQKTPKADVARRVGEAIELVRLTGMEHRRPNQLSGGQQQRVALARALVNRPKVLLLDEPLAALDLKLRQGMQFELKQLQREVGITFVFVTHDQEEALSMADRIGVMGDGELLQVGTPEEIYDQPVNRFVADFIGRSNFLPGTVEDSSTVCLTNGTRVVVDHAGTTGEAIALSLRPERVQLVDRGAVPDGHASLDGTIGAVTFLGSGVVYHVTLDWMTIEVRAENRPSVARREVGDDVSLWWRDDAVAVVPA from the coding sequence GTGAGTAATCTCCCGTCGATGGTTCCCGCCGTCTCCATGAGAGCGCTGACCAAGCGCTTCGACGATGTGGTTGCTGTCGACGCGCTCGACCTCGACATCGCTGACGGCGAGTTCTTCGCGTTGCTCGGCCCGTCGGGTTGCGGCAAGACGACGACGCTCCGCATGATCGCCGGGCTCGAGATCCCGTCCGCGGGAAGCCTCAAGATCCATGGGGACGAGGTCGGCACGCTGCCGCCCAACAAGCGGCCCGTCAACACCGTCTTCCAGAACTACGCCCTGTTCCCGCACATGTCGATTGCGGACAACGTCGGGTTCGGATTGCGGATGCAGAAGACGCCGAAGGCCGATGTCGCCCGGCGCGTGGGTGAGGCGATCGAGCTGGTCCGCCTCACCGGCATGGAGCATCGTCGCCCCAATCAGCTGTCGGGTGGTCAGCAGCAGCGTGTCGCGCTCGCGCGGGCACTCGTCAACCGGCCGAAGGTGCTGCTGCTCGACGAGCCCCTCGCCGCACTCGATCTGAAGTTGCGACAGGGCATGCAGTTCGAGCTGAAGCAGCTCCAGCGCGAAGTCGGTATCACGTTCGTGTTCGTGACCCACGACCAGGAAGAAGCGTTGTCGATGGCCGACCGCATCGGCGTCATGGGCGACGGCGAACTGCTCCAGGTCGGCACGCCCGAGGAGATCTACGACCAGCCGGTGAACCGGTTCGTCGCCGACTTCATCGGCCGCTCCAACTTCTTGCCGGGCACGGTCGAGGACTCGTCGACCGTGTGCCTGACGAACGGGACACGAGTCGTGGTCGACCACGCCGGAACCACTGGTGAGGCGATCGCCCTCAGTCTGCGGCCCGAGCGGGTGCAACTCGTCGACCGCGGCGCGGTGCCCGACGGCCACGCCTCGCTCGACGGCACGATCGGCGCCGTCACGTTCCTCGGCAGTGGCGTCGTGTACCACGTCACGCTCGACTGGATGACGATCGAGGTCCGGGCCGAGAACCGGCCGAGTGTCGCTCGTCGTGAGGTCGGTGACGACGTCAGCTTGTGGTGGCGCGACGATGCCGTCGCGGTGGTGCCGGCGTGA